In Labrus mixtus chromosome 3, fLabMix1.1, whole genome shotgun sequence, a single window of DNA contains:
- the misp gene encoding mitotic interactor and substrate of PLK1 isoform X1 yields MFRYTPPWQVLCQSLDHDTKRLSTDDRQDVVTRSAQRLPHTAPPAAPPAAPPAAPPAAPPAAPPAAPPAAPPAAMDSIPKRWVLKPLSPLLQPSDLRSIAGPALSPALSPAPDMEDPVLGSDIISITRSQSSVVVSSQGDRLRDVVVQARMVAVSQDGVPTSEEWLPSSPSNPSSPSSPSSPSSSSGSQCGFYSFVEDPTSPEAELNEAWMISAKRQTQLAILKEEKGFKLQTYSSSRKPESLFSESNADSPYKVDPNNGVSVVREEEERQLRMEIIRRQAQKKSPIFKVPLDVDPCRSADTLIEGFSVSYSPVTSRPDPPGPAEPGTIDKEQINFSTARQQFLKIEQDRLTALLNPLRSLITPQNRSLLRDPEGPASKQEVTCDVEVSQVTLRFRPTEEEESFPQRKVTMYRTEDSRQSSVLDDLDSGLEDLSLEVFTDRSTTETPIEREIRLAQEREENLRRSRGMKPSDSKAEMIQIRTKRLQSLQTPLRAKDKTRVSFVFQREIQKENQREEEPQQQGGLLGRYSLNPPQEAGHIKSEFDQQDEVEGSKPRPPSESEEVFPSPCCPHRHPEETEFYTSKTSSTSSFLSARDRTTSSSSHSSHSSPSLTYQHDSTSTTPRSWRENLESTGLQSRGQGAPDFIEKEIQEALRREQELRELRELRESREDRQPCSPAPLVEQATKIAVSQFYPPLKTDKTISWSSSSPRPSARLPFITAQPWTYSPPSSSSTYLVSSTLPASSTVGFQQAPPPLRGLTETLLQDLEERRFQLKLEESTYAGIQPVDDVNNEVVESTRVIRHKNLRALRWEAGAFTNLEDQ; encoded by the exons ATGTTCAGGTACACTCCTCCCTGGCAGGTTCTCTGTCAGAGTCTGGACCACGACACCAag AGACTCTCTACAGATGACCGTCAGGATGTTGTAACTCGCTCTGCTCAGCGTCTTCCTCACACAGCCCCCcctgcagcgccccctgcagcgccccctgcagccCCCCCTGCAGCCCCCCCTGCAGCACCCCCTGCAGCCCCCCCTGCAGCACCCCCTGCAGCCATGGACAGCATCCCTAAGAGGTGGGTGCTGAAGCCGCTGTCCCCGCTGCTACAACCTTCAGACCTGCGCTCCATCGCAGGCCCTGCCCTCAGCCCCGCCCTAAGCCCCGCCCCTGACATGGAAGATCCTGTCCTCGGCTCTGACATCATCTCCATCACACGCAGTCAGTCCTCAGTGGTTGTCTCCTCTCAGGGCGACCGCTTGAGGGATGTGGTAGTTCAAGCGCGAATGGTGGCGGTGTCTCAGGATGGAGTCCCCACCAGTGAAGAGTGGCTTCCCAGTAGTCCCAGTAATCCCAGCAGTCCCAGTAGTCCCAGCAGTCCCAGTAGCAGCTCAGGGTCTCAGTGTGGGTTCTACTCATTCGTGGAGGATCCAACCAGTCCTGAGGCAGAGCTGAATGAAGCCTGGATGATCTCTGCAAAGCGGCAGACGCAGCTGGCCATcctgaaagaagagaaaggatTTAAACTTCAGacctacagcagcagcaggaaaccagagAGTCTGTTCTCAGAGAGTAACGCAGACTCCCCGTACAAAGTGGATCCAAACAATGGCGTCTCGGTCGTccgggaggaagaggagaggcagCTTCGAATGGAGATCATTCGCAGGCAAGCACAGAAGAAGAGTCCAATATTCAAAGTTCCTCTGGATGTGGATCCCTGCAGATCTGCAGACACCCTGATTGAAGGATTTAGTGTGAGCTACAGTCCTGTCACATCCAGACCAGATCCGCCAGGCCCTGCTGAGCCCGGAACCATTGACAAGGAGCAGATCAACTTCAGCACCGCCCGACAACAGTTCCTGAAGATCGAGCAGGACCGACTGACTGCACTCCTCAACCCGCTCAGATCCTTGATAACACCTCAGAACAGGTCTCTGCTCAGAGACCCTGAAGGTCCAGCATCAAAGCAGGAAGTGACCTGTGATGTGGAAGTGAGCCAGGTTACTCTGAGGTTCAGacccacagaagaagaggagagctTCCCTCAGAGGAAGGTGACGATGTACCGGACTGAGGACAGCCGGCAGAGCAGTGTGTTGGATGACCTGGACTCAGGCCTGGAGGATCTGTCTTTGGAGGTGTTCACTGACAGGTCCACGACTGAAACCCCGATTGAAAGGGAAATCCGGTTAGCTCAGGAACGTGAGGAGAACCTCCGCCGCTCTCGAGGCATGAAGCCAAGCGACAGCAAAGCAGAGATGATCCAGATCAGAACCAAACGTTTGCAGTCGCTACAAACTCCGCTCAGAGCCAAAGACAAGACCCGAGTCAGCTTTGTGTTCCAGCGTGAGATCCAGAAAGAGAACCAGAGGGAGGAAGAGCCCCAGCAGCAGGGAGGACTCCTGGGTCGGTACAGTCTCAATCCTCCACAGGAGGCGGGACACATAAAGAGCGAGTTTGATCAACAAGACGAGGTGGAGGGCTCAAAACCAAGACCTCCATCTGAGTCTGAAGAAGTCTTTCCGTCTCCTTGCTGTCCTCACCGACATCCGGAGGAAACCGAATTCTACACCAGCAAAACCAGTTCAACGTCTTCTTTCCTCTCAGCAAGGGATCGAACAACATCTTcatcctcccactcctcccactcctctccATCACTGACCTACCAGCATGACTCCACCTCAACCACACCCCGGTCCTGGAGAGAGAACCTGGAGTCCACGGGCCTGCAGTCCAGGGGACAAGGAGCTCCAGATTTCATTGAGAAGGAGATCCAGGAGGCCCTCAGGAGGGAGCAGGAGCTGAGGGAGCTGAGGGAGCTGAGGGAGTCCAGGGAGGATCGACAGCCCTGCTCTCCAGCTCCTCTGGTGGAACAGGCTACCAAGATAGCTGTCAGTCAGTTCTACCCTCCTCTAAAGACAG aTAAAACCATCTCTTggtcctcttcttctcctcgtccCTCTGCCCGTCTGCCGTTCATCACTGCTCAGCCATGGACCtactcccctccctcctcctcctccacttacCTTGTCTCCTCCACCCTCCCCGCCTCCTCCACCGTGGGGTTCCAGCAGGCCCCGCCTCCTCTTAGAGGACTCACAGAGACTCTTCTTCAGGACCTTGAGGAGAGACGATTTCAGCTGAAACTGGAGGAGAGCACT taCGCAGGAATCCAGCCGGTCGACGACGTCAACAACGAG gtcgTTGAGTCGACTCGAGTCATTCGTCATAAGAATCTCAGAGCTTTGCGTTGGGAGGCCGGAGCGTTCACCAACCTGGAGGATCAGTGA
- the misp gene encoding mitotic interactor and substrate of PLK1 isoform X2 encodes MDSIPKRWVLKPLSPLLQPSDLRSIAGPALSPALSPAPDMEDPVLGSDIISITRSQSSVVVSSQGDRLRDVVVQARMVAVSQDGVPTSEEWLPSSPSNPSSPSSPSSPSSSSGSQCGFYSFVEDPTSPEAELNEAWMISAKRQTQLAILKEEKGFKLQTYSSSRKPESLFSESNADSPYKVDPNNGVSVVREEEERQLRMEIIRRQAQKKSPIFKVPLDVDPCRSADTLIEGFSVSYSPVTSRPDPPGPAEPGTIDKEQINFSTARQQFLKIEQDRLTALLNPLRSLITPQNRSLLRDPEGPASKQEVTCDVEVSQVTLRFRPTEEEESFPQRKVTMYRTEDSRQSSVLDDLDSGLEDLSLEVFTDRSTTETPIEREIRLAQEREENLRRSRGMKPSDSKAEMIQIRTKRLQSLQTPLRAKDKTRVSFVFQREIQKENQREEEPQQQGGLLGRYSLNPPQEAGHIKSEFDQQDEVEGSKPRPPSESEEVFPSPCCPHRHPEETEFYTSKTSSTSSFLSARDRTTSSSSHSSHSSPSLTYQHDSTSTTPRSWRENLESTGLQSRGQGAPDFIEKEIQEALRREQELRELRELRESREDRQPCSPAPLVEQATKIAVSQFYPPLKTDKTISWSSSSPRPSARLPFITAQPWTYSPPSSSSTYLVSSTLPASSTVGFQQAPPPLRGLTETLLQDLEERRFQLKLEESTYAGIQPVDDVNNEVVESTRVIRHKNLRALRWEAGAFTNLEDQ; translated from the exons ATGGACAGCATCCCTAAGAGGTGGGTGCTGAAGCCGCTGTCCCCGCTGCTACAACCTTCAGACCTGCGCTCCATCGCAGGCCCTGCCCTCAGCCCCGCCCTAAGCCCCGCCCCTGACATGGAAGATCCTGTCCTCGGCTCTGACATCATCTCCATCACACGCAGTCAGTCCTCAGTGGTTGTCTCCTCTCAGGGCGACCGCTTGAGGGATGTGGTAGTTCAAGCGCGAATGGTGGCGGTGTCTCAGGATGGAGTCCCCACCAGTGAAGAGTGGCTTCCCAGTAGTCCCAGTAATCCCAGCAGTCCCAGTAGTCCCAGCAGTCCCAGTAGCAGCTCAGGGTCTCAGTGTGGGTTCTACTCATTCGTGGAGGATCCAACCAGTCCTGAGGCAGAGCTGAATGAAGCCTGGATGATCTCTGCAAAGCGGCAGACGCAGCTGGCCATcctgaaagaagagaaaggatTTAAACTTCAGacctacagcagcagcaggaaaccagagAGTCTGTTCTCAGAGAGTAACGCAGACTCCCCGTACAAAGTGGATCCAAACAATGGCGTCTCGGTCGTccgggaggaagaggagaggcagCTTCGAATGGAGATCATTCGCAGGCAAGCACAGAAGAAGAGTCCAATATTCAAAGTTCCTCTGGATGTGGATCCCTGCAGATCTGCAGACACCCTGATTGAAGGATTTAGTGTGAGCTACAGTCCTGTCACATCCAGACCAGATCCGCCAGGCCCTGCTGAGCCCGGAACCATTGACAAGGAGCAGATCAACTTCAGCACCGCCCGACAACAGTTCCTGAAGATCGAGCAGGACCGACTGACTGCACTCCTCAACCCGCTCAGATCCTTGATAACACCTCAGAACAGGTCTCTGCTCAGAGACCCTGAAGGTCCAGCATCAAAGCAGGAAGTGACCTGTGATGTGGAAGTGAGCCAGGTTACTCTGAGGTTCAGacccacagaagaagaggagagctTCCCTCAGAGGAAGGTGACGATGTACCGGACTGAGGACAGCCGGCAGAGCAGTGTGTTGGATGACCTGGACTCAGGCCTGGAGGATCTGTCTTTGGAGGTGTTCACTGACAGGTCCACGACTGAAACCCCGATTGAAAGGGAAATCCGGTTAGCTCAGGAACGTGAGGAGAACCTCCGCCGCTCTCGAGGCATGAAGCCAAGCGACAGCAAAGCAGAGATGATCCAGATCAGAACCAAACGTTTGCAGTCGCTACAAACTCCGCTCAGAGCCAAAGACAAGACCCGAGTCAGCTTTGTGTTCCAGCGTGAGATCCAGAAAGAGAACCAGAGGGAGGAAGAGCCCCAGCAGCAGGGAGGACTCCTGGGTCGGTACAGTCTCAATCCTCCACAGGAGGCGGGACACATAAAGAGCGAGTTTGATCAACAAGACGAGGTGGAGGGCTCAAAACCAAGACCTCCATCTGAGTCTGAAGAAGTCTTTCCGTCTCCTTGCTGTCCTCACCGACATCCGGAGGAAACCGAATTCTACACCAGCAAAACCAGTTCAACGTCTTCTTTCCTCTCAGCAAGGGATCGAACAACATCTTcatcctcccactcctcccactcctctccATCACTGACCTACCAGCATGACTCCACCTCAACCACACCCCGGTCCTGGAGAGAGAACCTGGAGTCCACGGGCCTGCAGTCCAGGGGACAAGGAGCTCCAGATTTCATTGAGAAGGAGATCCAGGAGGCCCTCAGGAGGGAGCAGGAGCTGAGGGAGCTGAGGGAGCTGAGGGAGTCCAGGGAGGATCGACAGCCCTGCTCTCCAGCTCCTCTGGTGGAACAGGCTACCAAGATAGCTGTCAGTCAGTTCTACCCTCCTCTAAAGACAG aTAAAACCATCTCTTggtcctcttcttctcctcgtccCTCTGCCCGTCTGCCGTTCATCACTGCTCAGCCATGGACCtactcccctccctcctcctcctccacttacCTTGTCTCCTCCACCCTCCCCGCCTCCTCCACCGTGGGGTTCCAGCAGGCCCCGCCTCCTCTTAGAGGACTCACAGAGACTCTTCTTCAGGACCTTGAGGAGAGACGATTTCAGCTGAAACTGGAGGAGAGCACT taCGCAGGAATCCAGCCGGTCGACGACGTCAACAACGAG gtcgTTGAGTCGACTCGAGTCATTCGTCATAAGAATCTCAGAGCTTTGCGTTGGGAGGCCGGAGCGTTCACCAACCTGGAGGATCAGTGA